The Vibrio mangrovi genome includes a region encoding these proteins:
- a CDS encoding carbamoyltransferase family protein — MKVLGLSGGIDTLFSNDFQLWAETLSHDSAAALVIDGKVIAAVEEERLNRIKHTNLFPENAIKYVLQQANITLDDIDVIAIYLNEMFLTAGAVIRQIELGRPQRDMDLRTMIARRLQGFSCHEELHQIAAKLKFYDHHLCHAKSALPYGGAEKSLVFVTDGIGEEVSGLIGCIYPDGEFQMLDVLSRVQSIGIFYLNVTRFLGFSYQDEYKVMGLSSYGDPHKFKPLVQSLYRQNGPHRYEFLSAPEIYSILARHVEPRAKNAEITQTHKDLAASLQLVVEDIILDIVGFWQKETLTDSLIMSGGVAQNSAANGRLLSAGLFDEIFVSPVSHDGGCALGAAILATEDAAVKIPRPIKFNPFLGPDLGDEPEIRSALEKWMPLLEITHSGDIATEVARLLADNCIVGWCQGRAEYGPRALGNRSILADPRPVENRSRINRIVKHREDFRPFAPSVLAEYANEIFEIPETICQLDFMTHVVPVKEPYREWLASVTHADNSARIQTVTREDNPKYWHLIDEFRKQTDCPVLLNTSFNNHAEPIVTTVTDAVVNFLTCDLDVLVVADFIVRKKEIDEHQLLQLSVTIPSYIRLTQSYDEVEKGNMQRKFYLTHKTKYVDYPVSEEIYHLLNQCQAGANPIGSLTGALNSESISILKMLWFERLIEIAPNS; from the coding sequence ATGAAAGTATTAGGCCTTTCCGGGGGAATTGATACACTATTTTCAAACGACTTTCAGTTGTGGGCAGAGACACTTTCCCATGACAGTGCGGCAGCTTTGGTTATTGATGGGAAAGTGATCGCTGCTGTAGAAGAAGAGCGCTTGAACCGTATTAAACACACAAATTTATTTCCAGAAAATGCAATAAAATATGTATTACAGCAGGCGAATATCACGCTTGATGACATTGATGTTATTGCGATTTATCTGAATGAAATGTTTTTAACCGCAGGAGCAGTCATACGTCAAATCGAGCTTGGGCGTCCTCAACGAGATATGGACCTCCGAACCATGATTGCACGAAGGCTTCAGGGGTTTAGCTGCCATGAAGAGCTTCACCAAATTGCTGCGAAGCTAAAATTTTATGACCATCACTTGTGCCATGCAAAAAGTGCACTTCCATATGGTGGCGCAGAGAAATCTCTTGTGTTTGTGACCGATGGCATCGGTGAAGAAGTTTCCGGATTAATTGGTTGTATTTATCCCGATGGTGAGTTTCAAATGCTGGATGTTCTTTCCAGAGTCCAGTCTATCGGAATTTTTTATCTCAATGTGACTCGATTTCTCGGTTTCTCTTATCAGGACGAGTACAAGGTAATGGGGTTAAGTTCATATGGTGATCCTCATAAATTCAAACCATTAGTGCAGTCTTTGTATAGACAAAACGGGCCGCATCGATATGAGTTTTTGTCTGCTCCGGAAATCTATAGCATATTAGCCCGGCATGTTGAACCGCGAGCGAAAAATGCAGAAATCACTCAGACACACAAGGATCTGGCTGCATCACTACAATTGGTTGTTGAGGACATTATTCTTGATATTGTTGGGTTCTGGCAGAAAGAAACACTGACTGATTCTCTGATTATGTCTGGAGGCGTTGCTCAAAACTCAGCTGCAAATGGTCGGCTATTAAGTGCCGGATTATTTGATGAAATCTTTGTTTCTCCGGTTAGTCATGATGGGGGATGCGCGCTGGGGGCTGCAATATTGGCTACAGAAGATGCAGCAGTGAAGATACCGCGTCCAATTAAATTCAATCCATTTCTTGGCCCGGATCTGGGGGATGAACCTGAAATACGCTCAGCACTGGAAAAATGGATGCCATTACTTGAGATTACTCATTCAGGTGATATTGCAACCGAAGTTGCTCGTCTGTTGGCTGATAACTGTATTGTCGGTTGGTGTCAGGGAAGAGCAGAATATGGTCCCCGGGCGTTAGGAAACCGGAGTATTCTGGCCGATCCTCGTCCAGTTGAAAATCGCTCCCGGATTAATCGTATTGTAAAACATCGCGAAGATTTTCGTCCTTTCGCGCCATCTGTTTTGGCCGAATATGCAAATGAAATTTTTGAAATCCCGGAAACAATTTGCCAACTGGATTTTATGACACATGTTGTACCAGTAAAAGAGCCTTATCGTGAGTGGCTGGCGAGTGTCACTCACGCAGATAACTCCGCCCGGATTCAGACGGTTACCCGTGAAGATAATCCAAAATACTGGCATTTGATCGACGAATTCCGTAAACAAACCGATTGTCCGGTTTTATTAAACACATCGTTTAACAATCATGCTGAACCTATTGTTACCACAGTGACTGATGCGGTAGTTAATTTTCTGACCTGCGATCTGGATGTATTGGTTGTTGCTGATTTTATTGTCCGGAAAAAAGAAATTGATGAGCACCAGTTACTACAGTTATCTGTCACTATTCCGTCTTATATCCGCCTTACTCAAAGTTATGATGAAGTAGAGAAAGGCAACATGCAGAGAAAGTTTTATTTAACGCATAAAACCAAATATGTGGATTATCCGGTTTCTGAAGAAATTTATCATTTACTCAATCAATGTCAGGCTGGTGCAAATCCGATCGGTTCACTTACGGGGGCACTGAATTCGGAATCGATAAGTATTTTAAAAATGTTATGGTTTGAACGTCTGATCGAAATAGCACCTAACTCGTAA
- a CDS encoding AAA family ATPase produces MLSTISINNYRSVRDLSFSLEQLNLITGANSSGKSNLYRALKLLSETAQHGVVNSLAAEGGLSSAFWAGPENFSQAMYTDEQPVQGIASKTVKRLKLGFATEHLSYAISLGLPIPSHSAFVLDPEIKHEAIWYGERYRPSTILAERKGPLLRIKDKSKWQVISQHVHSSVSLFDQINNPAIAPDIFLLREFIRSWRFYGDFRTDQNAPSRQPQIGTRTPVLHHEGNNLAAALQTIREQGDEQMLDTTIEDAFPRSRLEISRLDDGRFGIHFHQYGLLRPLSGAELSDGTLRFLLWIAVLLSPSPPPLMVLNEPETSLHPDLFPALARLIIQASKRTQVWVISHSHELIESIETLVPHSRIQLEKRLGETLITSQNQLNIPPWSWPDHR; encoded by the coding sequence ATGCTTTCGACAATCTCAATTAATAACTATCGCTCGGTTCGGGACTTAAGTTTTTCTCTGGAACAACTTAATTTGATTACCGGCGCAAATAGTAGTGGAAAGTCTAACTTATACCGTGCTTTAAAATTATTATCAGAAACAGCACAGCATGGTGTTGTCAACTCCCTTGCTGCCGAAGGTGGCCTTAGTTCGGCTTTCTGGGCCGGGCCGGAAAACTTCTCACAAGCCATGTATACCGATGAACAACCGGTTCAGGGCATTGCCTCAAAAACTGTAAAAAGACTAAAACTGGGATTTGCAACCGAACACCTGAGCTATGCAATTTCACTGGGATTACCAATACCATCTCATTCAGCTTTTGTTCTGGATCCCGAAATCAAGCATGAAGCAATTTGGTATGGAGAGCGTTATCGTCCTAGCACCATTCTGGCTGAAAGAAAAGGCCCACTACTTCGGATAAAAGATAAATCCAAGTGGCAAGTAATATCCCAACATGTCCACAGTTCAGTTAGCTTATTTGATCAAATCAACAACCCCGCGATCGCTCCCGACATTTTTTTATTAAGAGAATTTATTAGAAGCTGGCGTTTCTATGGCGATTTCCGTACAGATCAGAATGCACCGTCAAGACAACCCCAAATTGGCACCCGAACTCCGGTATTGCATCATGAAGGAAATAATCTGGCAGCAGCGTTGCAGACCATCCGCGAGCAAGGGGATGAACAGATGCTCGACACAACAATTGAAGATGCATTTCCAAGATCCCGGCTAGAAATATCCCGGTTAGATGATGGTCGCTTCGGGATTCATTTTCACCAGTACGGTTTACTCCGCCCACTCTCCGGTGCCGAACTGTCTGATGGGACGTTACGTTTTCTGTTATGGATAGCGGTCTTGTTATCACCATCGCCGCCACCTCTTATGGTATTGAATGAGCCGGAAACAAGTCTGCACCCAGATTTATTTCCGGCACTTGCACGGCTGATTATTCAGGCCTCAAAGAGGACTCAGGTGTGGGTTATATCTCATAGTCACGAACTGATTGAGTCCATTGAAACGCTTGTTCCGCATTCAAGAATTCAACTGGAGAAACGACTCGGAGAAACCTTAATTACTTCTCAGAATCAATTGAATATACCTCCTTGGTCATGGCCGGATCATCGCTAA
- a CDS encoding CehA/McbA family metallohydrolase domain-containing protein, protein MPVVVSAQENSISPYSRLFKLRGDLHIHSKTASFDSICLSPGCRSFSASEQFTEAYQAGLDFAAVTEHLRHPLPPYKKASEQQWHKVIASAQRYRPEDMITFYGYEWGSSMQSCYWLDADKKDYGHRVVILPPGESRYCLADQCRTPDELARFMAKVGAVGITAHPWRTLIVDPKFNEQKRDSLPAFLSRNYFDYRGNGQDDVWIGAEVGPDFYSISGQWALSPICEQPKLRLDTQTVTVPEWEDALANGKWLAAISSSDRHFDFIPFGLRTTVVFAKERSHQGIMEALRARRTLAAYMMPFNVELYSGSAMFGDTVDKSKMLSIKLDADSGSVEEMQLNRPGETIRSWKGDNAIGLFRIPAQDIPSGPVWVHIIGTEVDDNLHLQRTTITSPIWLK, encoded by the coding sequence GTGCCTGTAGTCGTTTCAGCGCAAGAGAACAGTATCTCTCCTTATTCTCGGTTGTTTAAACTGAGAGGAGATCTTCACATTCACTCAAAAACAGCTAGCTTTGATTCCATATGTCTCTCACCGGGCTGTCGTTCATTCTCCGCATCGGAACAGTTTACAGAAGCCTATCAGGCCGGTCTTGACTTTGCCGCCGTGACTGAACACCTGAGACATCCTCTGCCACCTTATAAAAAAGCAAGTGAGCAACAATGGCACAAGGTCATTGCATCAGCACAACGATATCGTCCTGAGGACATGATAACATTTTACGGCTACGAGTGGGGTAGTTCCATGCAAAGCTGTTATTGGCTGGATGCAGATAAAAAAGATTACGGGCATAGAGTTGTGATTTTACCACCGGGTGAATCACGTTATTGTCTTGCTGATCAATGTCGTACACCAGATGAACTGGCGCGGTTTATGGCGAAAGTCGGGGCTGTCGGTATTACTGCCCATCCTTGGCGAACGTTGATTGTTGATCCAAAATTTAATGAGCAGAAACGTGATAGTCTTCCTGCTTTTTTATCCCGGAACTATTTTGATTACCGTGGAAATGGTCAGGATGATGTATGGATCGGGGCTGAGGTTGGCCCTGATTTTTACTCAATCAGTGGTCAATGGGCGTTATCTCCGATTTGCGAACAACCAAAACTGCGTCTTGATACTCAGACGGTTACGGTTCCCGAGTGGGAAGATGCTTTGGCAAACGGTAAATGGCTGGCAGCTATTTCATCATCAGACCGGCATTTTGATTTTATTCCATTTGGTTTGAGAACAACGGTTGTTTTTGCCAAAGAACGCTCACATCAGGGAATTATGGAAGCTCTTCGTGCGAGAAGAACATTAGCGGCATATATGATGCCGTTTAATGTCGAACTATATTCTGGTTCGGCAATGTTTGGCGATACGGTTGATAAATCGAAAATGCTATCTATCAAACTTGACGCTGATTCCGGGTCGGTTGAAGAAATGCAACTGAACCGGCCTGGCGAGACTATCCGGTCTTGGAAAGGTGACAATGCGATTGGTTTATTCCGGATTCCAGCTCAGGATATTCCATCAGGGCCGGTATGGGTTCATATTATCGGAACTGAGGTTGATGATAATCTCCATTTGCAACGAACAACGATTACAAGCCCAATTTGGCTCAAATGA
- the xylB gene encoding xylulokinase, whose translation MYVGIDLGTSGVKVIVVSASGEVLGSQVVPLDISRPFPLWSEQDPHSWWQATCQAVQELGKQYDLAAVKAIGLSGQMHGAVLLDWQGEILRPAILWNDGRCKAECAELERRVPASRQITGNMMMPGFTAPKLLWVAEHEPDIFARVDKVLLPKDYLRYRMTGTYASDMSDAAGTMWLDVARRDWSDELLAATGLTRHQMPELFEGNAITGTLSPALAQAWGMPQVPVIAGGGDNAAGAVGVGIIEPGQAMLSLGTSGVYFAVSDGFLANPDSALHSFCHALPDTWHTMSVILSAASCLNWVCQLTGFSDVEQMLSETETEFSKRAHSVDPGTEVVFLPYLSGERTPHNDPHAKGVFFGMTHSTSKYDLVVAVLEGVGFAFADGFDALHQTGLIPEEVALIGGGARSRYWRQMLADIVQLPLVYRQGGDVGPALGAARLAMLAVTSELTPRDVCPSPALIERHVPDMQKRETYRQKRTTYQQLYRQLQPVFAVADSAKGNNIPK comes from the coding sequence ATGTATGTTGGAATCGATTTAGGAACATCAGGTGTCAAAGTTATTGTGGTTTCTGCAAGTGGAGAAGTGCTGGGAAGTCAGGTTGTACCACTGGACATTTCCCGTCCGTTTCCGCTGTGGTCTGAACAGGATCCGCACAGCTGGTGGCAGGCAACATGTCAGGCAGTTCAGGAATTAGGCAAACAGTATGATCTTGCTGCAGTTAAAGCTATCGGTCTATCCGGACAGATGCATGGTGCGGTTCTGCTGGATTGGCAGGGCGAGATTTTGCGTCCGGCGATTCTGTGGAACGACGGACGCTGTAAAGCAGAATGTGCAGAGCTTGAACGTCGGGTTCCGGCTAGCCGTCAGATCACGGGAAATATGATGATGCCCGGATTTACTGCACCGAAGCTACTTTGGGTGGCTGAGCATGAGCCGGATATTTTTGCCCGTGTAGATAAAGTGCTGTTGCCGAAAGATTATCTGCGTTACCGGATGACCGGAACCTATGCCTCGGACATGTCGGACGCTGCCGGAACTATGTGGCTTGATGTTGCCAGACGGGACTGGAGCGATGAACTGCTCGCGGCAACCGGATTGACCCGGCATCAGATGCCGGAGCTGTTTGAAGGGAATGCCATTACCGGAACACTCAGTCCTGCACTGGCTCAGGCATGGGGAATGCCGCAGGTGCCGGTCATTGCCGGAGGCGGAGATAATGCAGCAGGTGCTGTGGGTGTCGGGATTATCGAACCCGGTCAGGCCATGTTGTCACTGGGAACATCCGGGGTTTATTTTGCAGTCAGCGACGGCTTCCTTGCTAATCCGGATTCGGCATTACACAGCTTTTGTCACGCATTACCGGATACCTGGCACACGATGTCAGTCATTCTGAGTGCGGCTTCCTGCTTGAACTGGGTATGCCAACTGACCGGATTTTCTGATGTCGAACAAATGCTCAGTGAAACGGAAACAGAGTTTAGCAAAAGGGCGCATTCGGTTGATCCCGGTACGGAAGTTGTTTTTCTTCCTTATCTGTCCGGTGAACGGACACCGCATAATGATCCTCATGCTAAGGGCGTGTTTTTCGGGATGACTCACAGTACTTCGAAATACGATTTGGTTGTGGCTGTACTGGAAGGGGTTGGCTTTGCTTTTGCTGATGGTTTCGATGCGTTGCATCAGACTGGATTGATTCCTGAAGAGGTGGCGTTGATTGGTGGTGGTGCGCGTAGCCGTTACTGGCGTCAGATGCTAGCAGATATTGTGCAATTACCGTTGGTGTATCGTCAGGGTGGTGATGTCGGCCCGGCTCTAGGTGCTGCTCGGCTGGCAATGCTGGCAGTGACGTCAGAGCTGACGCCCCGGGATGTCTGTCCTTCCCCGGCACTGATTGAAAGACATGTTCCGGATATGCAGAAGAGAGAAACTTACCGGCAAAAACGGACAACCTATCAGCAATTATACCGTCAGTTACAGCCGGTATTTGCTGTGGCAGATTCAGCGAAAGGAAACAATATCCCCAAATGA
- a CDS encoding phosphotransferase enzyme family protein — translation MNTARHNESAVIESRLNGNVIGPTVAGYFNLPAYNGCEFFFRGCNDTYRLKTIGHHYALRVYRYGWRSLAEIRSELKLLEQLGLIAEIVASPVIPESKDPIITFEAPEGKRYAILFEWVAGHPPDYASSQQAETFGVNMAKLHQSFDLLPMTETRKPIDLDVLFRQPMEKLMSQKSITPDNKQVLEQVEQLLKLRLTHQALSSLSWGLCHGDAHAGNARISGEQLFFFDFDFCGPGWRLYDLATYCWASMLRWQPEECRQAFLQGYLTQGNLPPQSIDLLKEFVILRQLWFLGYELERQNIVGCGYFSTEYFSHHIGFLKYLMETIK, via the coding sequence GTGAATACTGCCCGGCACAATGAATCTGCGGTGATAGAGAGTCGCCTTAACGGAAATGTAATAGGTCCAACTGTTGCAGGGTATTTTAACCTTCCGGCATATAACGGCTGTGAGTTCTTCTTTCGTGGATGTAATGATACCTATCGTCTTAAAACTATCGGACATCATTATGCTTTGCGAGTTTATCGATATGGTTGGCGTAGCCTCGCGGAGATTCGGTCAGAACTTAAATTACTCGAACAATTGGGGCTGATTGCAGAGATTGTTGCAAGTCCGGTGATACCTGAATCAAAAGACCCGATTATCACATTTGAAGCACCTGAAGGAAAACGGTACGCGATTTTGTTTGAATGGGTAGCAGGGCATCCGCCGGATTATGCCAGTAGCCAGCAGGCAGAAACTTTTGGTGTGAACATGGCTAAGCTACATCAGTCTTTTGACTTGTTACCCATGACTGAGACACGTAAACCGATAGATCTCGATGTGCTCTTTCGTCAGCCGATGGAAAAATTGATGTCGCAGAAGAGTATTACTCCTGATAACAAACAAGTATTGGAGCAGGTTGAACAACTTTTAAAACTGCGGTTAACACATCAGGCTCTTTCTTCATTGTCATGGGGATTATGTCATGGAGATGCACATGCAGGGAATGCGAGAATCTCCGGGGAACAGCTATTCTTTTTCGATTTTGATTTTTGTGGGCCAGGATGGCGGTTATATGATCTCGCTACTTATTGTTGGGCGAGTATGCTGCGTTGGCAACCGGAAGAATGTCGGCAAGCTTTTTTACAGGGTTATTTAACCCAGGGGAATTTACCGCCTCAATCGATTGACTTGCTAAAAGAATTTGTAATATTGCGCCAGCTCTGGTTTTTGGGATATGAATTGGAACGACAGAATATTGTTGGCTGCGGATATTTTTCTACGGAATATTTTTCCCATCATATAGGTTTTCTCAAGTATTTGATGGAAACAATTAAATGA
- a CDS encoding XylR family transcriptional regulator, with protein sequence MNKQPLITSLKAFPHHQYRNLMERRYRITLLFNANKVYDREVMEGIGEYLQASQCNWDIYLEEEFTTHLENFHTWRGDGVIADFDNPDIRALLEETSLPVVAIGGSYEQASDYPDVPYVATDNQALIELAFQHLKGKGIENFAFYGMPKESWRRWSHEREQAFIHLLRREGYTGSVYRGNEVSPQTWQYDMNRLADWLQQLPTPVGIIAVTDARARHLLQVCDHLKLMVPDKISVIGIDNEELTRYLSRVSLSSVAQGCKEMGYQAAKLLHRLLNTDPQDNGQLASLRQTRRLVPPTQVHARQSTDYQALKDPYVIQAMHFIRHHACKGIKVEQVLDYVGISRSNMEVRFKEECGHSIHQEIHHSKLKQARHLLATTALPVAEIAELCGYPSLQYMYSVFKKHQRCTPKEFRRQQSREQHHS encoded by the coding sequence ATGAATAAACAGCCACTAATTACCTCTCTGAAAGCTTTCCCACACCATCAATACCGCAATCTCATGGAACGCCGCTACCGGATTACACTCTTGTTTAATGCCAACAAAGTCTATGACCGGGAAGTGATGGAAGGTATCGGAGAATATTTGCAAGCGTCCCAATGCAACTGGGATATTTATCTGGAAGAAGAGTTCACCACCCATCTGGAAAACTTCCACACCTGGCGGGGCGATGGTGTCATTGCCGATTTTGATAATCCGGATATCAGAGCACTGCTCGAAGAGACATCGCTTCCGGTTGTTGCAATCGGAGGCTCTTATGAGCAGGCATCAGATTATCCGGATGTTCCCTATGTTGCCACTGATAATCAGGCATTGATTGAACTGGCTTTTCAGCATCTCAAAGGGAAAGGAATTGAAAATTTTGCTTTCTACGGCATGCCGAAGGAGTCATGGCGACGCTGGTCCCATGAACGGGAGCAAGCCTTTATTCACCTCTTACGGCGGGAAGGATACACCGGCTCGGTTTATCGGGGGAACGAAGTCAGCCCACAAACCTGGCAGTATGATATGAACCGCCTCGCTGACTGGTTACAGCAATTACCGACACCGGTCGGGATCATCGCCGTAACCGATGCCAGAGCCCGGCATCTGCTTCAGGTATGTGACCATCTGAAACTGATGGTTCCGGACAAAATTTCAGTAATTGGTATTGATAATGAAGAACTGACCCGCTATCTGAGCCGGGTTTCCTTATCATCCGTTGCTCAGGGCTGTAAAGAGATGGGTTATCAGGCGGCCAAACTACTGCACCGGCTGCTCAACACCGATCCTCAGGACAACGGGCAGTTAGCCAGCCTGAGACAAACCCGCCGTCTGGTTCCTCCGACTCAGGTTCATGCCAGACAAAGTACCGACTATCAGGCTCTCAAAGATCCCTACGTCATTCAGGCAATGCACTTTATTCGCCATCACGCCTGTAAAGGAATAAAAGTCGAGCAGGTGCTCGATTATGTCGGGATCTCCCGCTCTAATATGGAAGTCCGTTTTAAAGAAGAATGTGGTCACTCCATTCATCAGGAGATCCATCACTCCAAACTGAAACAAGCCCGCCATCTGCTGGCAACAACAGCATTACCCGTGGCAGAAATTGCTGAGTTATGCGGTTATCCATCACTACAATACATGTACAGTGTGTTCAAAAAGCATCAGCGATGTACGCCGAAAGAATTCCGGAGACAACAGTCCCGGGAACAGCATCACTCCTGA
- a CDS encoding MupA/Atu3671 family FMN-dependent luciferase-like monooxygenase codes for MNNDNNYIRLKQRYQALTQDQKTTFLEQLQQQGLSIDFDQLHQDTTSDDSSVHATTRQIDISLCYFSAGQNEHSSTQYQFILETARDADKAGFHAIWLPERHFANFGGLHPNPAVLAAAIATQTQKIAIRSGSVVLPLHNPLRVAEEWALVDQLSEGRAGVGFASGWHSNDFVMAPEQYTQRKQELFSRLETVISLWRGQPRMLPNGENQLTETLTYPRPYSSESLPIWLTTNSGDMFERAGQLGLHVLTSLITSDLESCAENIRRYRAALKQHHPEKKGNVTLLMHTFLFPEHITSDETKAITQQIRQSLSDYLKTFLSMSEQYIENNLADSLDNIWDNNAQADEIYQYFLTNKTLIGSQSVCQKMLNRLKQADVDEVACLIDFGLSNELIRQSLSSLSQLQKKKEKQGR; via the coding sequence ATGAACAATGACAATAACTATATTCGATTAAAACAGAGATATCAGGCACTGACTCAGGATCAAAAAACAACTTTTCTGGAGCAATTACAGCAGCAAGGGCTATCTATAGATTTCGACCAGCTCCACCAAGATACGACTTCTGATGATTCATCAGTCCATGCAACAACACGCCAGATTGATATCAGTTTATGTTATTTCTCTGCCGGGCAGAATGAGCATTCCTCAACACAATACCAATTTATTCTTGAAACAGCACGTGATGCGGATAAAGCAGGATTTCACGCGATCTGGCTACCGGAACGGCACTTTGCTAATTTTGGCGGATTGCACCCTAATCCTGCGGTACTGGCTGCGGCAATTGCCACCCAGACTCAAAAAATAGCAATCCGCTCCGGAAGTGTCGTACTTCCTTTACACAATCCATTACGGGTTGCCGAAGAATGGGCTCTTGTTGATCAACTTTCAGAAGGAAGAGCCGGTGTCGGTTTTGCCAGCGGCTGGCACAGCAATGACTTTGTTATGGCACCAGAACAATATACACAGAGAAAACAAGAGTTATTTTCCCGATTGGAGACCGTAATATCTTTATGGCGTGGGCAGCCCCGGATGTTACCAAATGGCGAGAACCAACTCACAGAGACACTCACCTATCCACGGCCTTATAGCAGTGAATCACTTCCTATCTGGCTGACAACCAATTCAGGAGACATGTTCGAGCGTGCAGGTCAGCTCGGCCTTCATGTATTAACATCCCTTATTACCAGCGATCTGGAATCTTGTGCCGAAAATATTCGTCGCTATAGAGCAGCTTTAAAGCAACACCATCCGGAGAAAAAAGGGAATGTCACATTATTGATGCATACCTTCCTGTTTCCCGAACATATCACATCAGATGAAACTAAAGCCATTACACAACAAATACGACAGTCATTATCAGACTATCTGAAGACTTTTTTAAGTATGAGTGAGCAATATATTGAAAACAATCTTGCCGACTCGCTGGACAACATATGGGATAATAACGCGCAGGCAGATGAGATATATCAGTATTTCTTGACCAACAAAACTCTCATTGGGTCGCAGTCCGTCTGCCAGAAAATGCTGAATCGTCTAAAACAAGCTGATGTCGACGAGGTTGCTTGTCTGATTGACTTTGGGCTTAGCAATGAATTAATCAGACAAAGCTTGTCGTCACTGTCCCAGCTTCAAAAGAAAAAAGAGAAGCAAGGACGGTAA